One region of Callithrix jacchus isolate 240 chromosome 16, calJac240_pri, whole genome shotgun sequence genomic DNA includes:
- the TRIB1 gene encoding tribbles homolog 1 isoform X1, producing MRVGPVRSAMSGASQPRGPALLFPAARGVPAKRLLDADDSAAVAAKCPRLSECSSPPDYLSPPGSPCTPQPPPAAAGASGGSGSAPGPSRIADYLLLPLAEREHVSRALCIHTGRELRCKVFPIKHYQDKIRPYIQLPSHSNITGIVEVILGETKAYVFFEKDFGDMHSYVRSRKRLREEEAARLFKQIVSAVAHCHQSAIVLGDLKLRKFVFSTEERTQLRLESLEDTHIIKGEDDALSDKHGCPAYVSPEILNTTGTYSGKAADVWSLGVMLYTLLVGRYPFHDSDPSALFSKIRRGQFCIPEHISPKARCLIRSLLRREPSERLTAPEILLHPWFESILEPGYIDSEIGTSDQIVPEYQEDSDMSSFFC from the exons ATGCGGGTCGGTCCGGTGCGCTCTGCCATGAGCGGCGCCTCGCAGCCCCGCGGCCCGGCCCTGCTGTTCCCGGCCGCCCGAGGTGTTCCGGCCAAACGCCTGCTGGACGCGGACGACTCGGCGGCTGTGGCGGCCAAGTGCCCGCGCCTCTCCGAGTGCTCCAGTCCCCCGGACTACCTCAGCCCCCCCGGCTCGCCCTGCACCCCGCAGCCCCCGCCTGCTGCGGCGGGGGCCAGCGGCGGCTCCGGGAGCGCCCCGGGGCCCAGCCGCATCGCCGACTACCTGCTGCTGCCCCTAGCCGAGCGCGAGCATGTGTCCCGGGCCCTGTGCATTCACACTGGCCGCGAGCTGCGCTGCAAG GTGTTCCCCATTAAACACTACCAGGACAAAATCAGGCCTTATATCCAGCTGCCCTCACACAGCAACATTACCGGCATCGTGGAAGTGATCCTTGGGGAAACCAAGGCCTACGTCTTCTTTGAGAAGGACTTTGGGGACATGCACTCCTATGTGCGAAGCCGGAAGAGGCTGCGGGAAGAGGAAGCCGCTCGGCTCTTCAAGCAGATTGTCTCCGCCGTCGCCCACTGCCACCAGTCAGCCATTGTACTGGGAGACCTGAAGCTTAGGAAGTTTGTCTTCTCCACGGAGGAGAG AACCCAGCTCAGACTAGAAAGTCTGGAAGACACACACATCATCAAGGGGGAGGATGATGCTTTGTCAGACAAACACGGCTGCCCAGCCTACGTGAGCCCTGAGATCCTCAACACCACCGGGACCTACTCTGGAAAGGCTGCGGATGTTTGGAGCTTAGGGGTGATGCTGTATACCCTTCTGGTTGGACGATACCCCTTCCATGACTCGGACCCCAGTGCCCTTTTCTCCAAAATCCGGCGTGGACAGTTCTGCATTCCTGAACACATTTCCCCCAAAGCCAGGTGCCTCATTCGCAGCCTCTTGAGACGGGAGCCCTCTGAGAGACTCACTGCCCCCGAGATCTTACTGCACCCCTGGTTTGAGTCCATCTTGGAACCTGGGTACATCGACTCAGAAATAGGAACTTCAGACCAGATTGTTCCAGAGTACCAGGAGGACAGTGACATGAGTTCCTTCTTCTGCTAA
- the TRIB1 gene encoding tribbles homolog 1 isoform X2 has product MHSYVRSRKRLREEEAARLFKQIVSAVAHCHQSAIVLGDLKLRKFVFSTEERTQLRLESLEDTHIIKGEDDALSDKHGCPAYVSPEILNTTGTYSGKAADVWSLGVMLYTLLVGRYPFHDSDPSALFSKIRRGQFCIPEHISPKARCLIRSLLRREPSERLTAPEILLHPWFESILEPGYIDSEIGTSDQIVPEYQEDSDMSSFFC; this is encoded by the exons ATGCACTCCTATGTGCGAAGCCGGAAGAGGCTGCGGGAAGAGGAAGCCGCTCGGCTCTTCAAGCAGATTGTCTCCGCCGTCGCCCACTGCCACCAGTCAGCCATTGTACTGGGAGACCTGAAGCTTAGGAAGTTTGTCTTCTCCACGGAGGAGAG AACCCAGCTCAGACTAGAAAGTCTGGAAGACACACACATCATCAAGGGGGAGGATGATGCTTTGTCAGACAAACACGGCTGCCCAGCCTACGTGAGCCCTGAGATCCTCAACACCACCGGGACCTACTCTGGAAAGGCTGCGGATGTTTGGAGCTTAGGGGTGATGCTGTATACCCTTCTGGTTGGACGATACCCCTTCCATGACTCGGACCCCAGTGCCCTTTTCTCCAAAATCCGGCGTGGACAGTTCTGCATTCCTGAACACATTTCCCCCAAAGCCAGGTGCCTCATTCGCAGCCTCTTGAGACGGGAGCCCTCTGAGAGACTCACTGCCCCCGAGATCTTACTGCACCCCTGGTTTGAGTCCATCTTGGAACCTGGGTACATCGACTCAGAAATAGGAACTTCAGACCAGATTGTTCCAGAGTACCAGGAGGACAGTGACATGAGTTCCTTCTTCTGCTAA